A segment of the Pseudoalteromonas piscicida genome:
TGTATTGTGACACGGCGCGTTTATAAAGCTCTTTTGATTATCTCATTAATTATATGTACGGTGCTATTCGCAAAGGAAATTAGCTTGTCTCCAAAGCTGTTCCCAAATATCGATAAAGTGGCGCATTTTGGTGTATTTTTTGTGCTTGCGTTTATCTCTCACCATGCTTTTAAAGTAAAGGTATGGACACACATAGTGCTACTGTCCTTATATGGTGCAGGAATTGAGTGGATGCAACATACACTGCCGTACCGCCAAGCATCTACCGCTGATTTTTTAGCTGACTTAGCCGGTGCGGTCAGTTATTTTGTTCTATTTTATATTTGGGCAAGTTGGCGCAACAGAAAACATGGCTAACATACATATTTTAGGTGAAGGGGCGATAGGATTACTGCTCGCCCAGCACCTTAGTCAATCTCATCAAATTACGCTGATCACTCGAAATAAACGCGCAGCGACTTATCTCTATCAAACAGCAAGTATTCAACAAACCATCCCATGCAGCACAAAAACGCTTGCAGAACTTCCAGCCAGCAGTATAGATACGCTAATCATTCCCGTTAAAGCATATCAGGTCATCGAAGCACTCCGAGCGCTTCGTCCTGCTCTTTCAAAAAATGGCACGCTAATCCTTAGTCATAATGGCATGGTAGATTGGTCTGGTGAGTTAGCTGCGCTTGAAAAAACACAATCCGCCTACTTCTTAAGCACATCCATCGCAGGCTATAAAGTCGCAGACTCTGTGCACCATACAGGACAAGGCGCAACGTGGTTTGGGCCGTTAAATTCACCAGCCGAACACCACTACCTGCGCGTATTCTCGCAACTGTTTAGCACATTTGAAAATGCCAAAACCACGTTTGACATCATGCCAACACTGTGGAAAAAGCTGGCTGTTAATATTGCCATCAACCCATTAAGTGCATTGGAGCAAGTCGCAAATGGTCAGTTAAGACAGCCCAAATACGCAGCCCAAATCCTTAATTTAATGAATGAAGTACAGCTTGTGGCTGCAAGTGCAGGCGTAACCTTAGCACTTGGCGAGCTCGTCACGCTTGCTTACACTGTAATGGCGCAAACCGCAAACAATCGCTCTTCAATGAATCAAGATCTCGCGAATAATCGACGCACAGAAATTGACGCCATGTGCGGGTATATTTGCGAGCTAGCAGCGAAGCAAAATATCGATGTGCCGTTTAATCAACAGTTACTCGAGGAAGTGAATAAGCGCTGGCAGCTAGCGCGACAATAAGCTTAACTTCTCGGCGGGTAAACCGCCTCCCACAAAACTATTTACACAGCGAATTAGGGATTAAGTATGATGTCGGAGCGTCATTTCAAAAGAATGAACGAAGAGCGCATGGAGGGTAACTACAAAATACTAGCAAACAAATAAATTGGGACGCGTGAGCAATAGCAAACGACCTCTACCTACCCACAAAAGCGTACGTTGGGTAAACCCTAAAGTCTCACCCAACGCTTGTTAACATGCTTTATTCTAAGGGCGGTACACCTTGACGTTAGCATAGCCATTTTCATGCAGAATAAGTGCTTGTAACTGGCTCATTACGCCTTTTGAACAGTACAAGTAGTATTCTTTGTCCTGTGGTAAGTCGCCAAACTTAGTGGCTAGTCTAAAGAAAGGTAAGTGGATCACTTGTGCACCATCTAGCTCTAGAGGGTTGGCATCTTCCTCTTCTGGAGAACGAATATCTAATACTACTGCGTTGTCTGGTAATTCACTTACCGATTCCGCTTCTTTCACTTCTTCTTTTGCTTCAGCTTCAATATCACGAATATCTTTTACCGTCGCGTTCGCTACAACTGTATTCAATACATCAAAGTCAAACTTTTCTTCTTCAGCTAATATCTTGTGAAGCTGTGCTTTTACCGTTGGTTTTTGAGAGATCACACCACAATATTCAGGCATTGCTTCTGCCATTTCATTGGTGCCAATCGCTCTGGCAATACGAATGATCTCTTCTTTATCGTGTTGAATAAGCGGTCGTAATATCAGCATCTCTGTAACACGGTCAATCACGTTAAGGTTAGCCAAGGTTTGGCTCGATACCTGGCCAATACTCTCACCAGTTACCAATGCAGGGATCCCCAAACGCTCTGCGACCACAGCACCTGCACGCATCATCATGCGTTTTAGCACCACGCCCATTTGTCCGCTTTCGATATTCTCAAGAATTTCAGCGACAACTGGCTCAAAGTCAATCGTAATAAATTTAACTTTGTGGGTAGAGCTAAATTGTTTCCACAAGTAGTGGCTCACTTGCTTAACACCAATTTCGTGGGCTGCGCCACCTAAGTTAAAGAACAAAAAGTGCGTACGCGCGCCTTTTCGCATCATTTGATAAGTCGCAACACCGGAGTCGAATCCGCCAGAAACCAAAGACAACACGTCTTCTTGCGTTGGTAGTGGGAAGCCACCTAGACCAAAGTGCTGGTGACGAACGATGTAGGCTTTATTGTCTTTGACTTCGATTTTAACCGTCACATCAGGTTTTTTCAGTCTTACGCTGGCACCCTCTACATTTTGGTTTAAACCACCACCAACATAACGCTCCACGTCGCTTGAAGTAAACTCATGCTTACCTTGGCGCTTTACGCGTACACAAAACGTTTTGCCCTTGATCAATGGCTCAACCAAAGCAATCGTTTGTTGGTAGATATCATCAAGCGTATCGAACTGTGTCTCTTGCACCTCAATAAACTGCACAATACCTGGCGTGCGTTTAAGGTGGTCGATTAGACCAAGGCGGGTTTTCTCGTCACTTAGCTCGCTCGTCACTGAGATATTGTCCCAGTTATTTTTAACTTTTACGTTTTCGTCAACGCGAACCAACAGCATTTTGATGTTTTTCTCTAATACTTTGGTAAAACGCTTACGGACGGATTTGCTCTTAATAGCAATTTCGGGATGTAATTTGACGATAAATTTAAGCATAAAAGTCACTCTACTACAGATCGATTATCGGTTGCGATGACGCACTGATTTGACCTAAGCGGACTTTATCGTGGCGCACACTGACCGAGGACAGTTCGGGCGCGCGAGTATATCAAACTCAGAGCCGATTAGGAAATAAACAAACCTTTTCCCTCTGTGCTCTACAAAGCCTTTTGCACGTGCTCCCCTAGGCAAAAGGCCCGCTTAATTATTTAAGGCTAAGCAATACTCGGTAAGCTCGCCTCTGCTAGTGCTTGATAATGCTGCTGAAGTTGTGCCACTTTCGGTGCGCTCATTGGCGTCGCGTAAGGTTTAAAAATCATCAGTACTTTAACAATACCATTGTATATATCTTGTTGCTCGAGAACGCCTGTCATTCTTCTGGCTTTAACATAGGGAGTCCAGAAGCTAACGGTCATTTTCAACATATGCGCAAGCTCTTTAGCATCGTCATCATCTATGGTGATCACTCCCGTATCTCTTAGGCCAATTACTACAGCCTTTACTTGCTCGAGTAAGCGTGACTGAAAAGCAATGTAGTTTTTTTTCAATTCATCATCACGAGCTAAGATGTCTGTCAGGTTGTCGTAGAAAAAGTGATAACGCCACATCAGGTCGAACAAGGAATCTAAATATTGAGTTAGCTGCTCAAGCGGTTCGTTGTGCTGCTCCAGAGGCTTAAAATGCGTATTTAAATGCTCGCTATAAAGGGCGAATATTTGCCGAATGATGTCTTCTTTATTTTTAAAATGATAGTACAAATTGCCAGGGCTAATCCCCAAACTGGACGCTATATGGTTTGTCGTAATCGCGCGCTCTCCATGCAAATTAAATAACGCGATGCTGGTACGTATTATTTTTTCCTTGGTATTCATTACGATTCTCTATCTTTGTTGATAACGTGGTCGCGTTATTACTAGTGTTACTAGGCTATTTCGCGCTCCATGTGAAAAAATAGCACTAATTTTACCTCTAGATAAGCTTAGATCCGACAAAGCTGACCAGTGTTTTTTCAAAAAAACCTTGTTACCATACAAAAAAATTCAACATAGTTACGCTTATGAAAGTCATCGCCCTCTACCCTGGCACATTTGATCCCCTCACTAATGGACATGAAGACTTAATCAAACGTGCAGCAAAAATGTTTGATACCGTGATCTTGGCAATTGCCCATAACCCAAATAAACAGCCTTGCTTCTCACTAGAGCAACGTGTTGCTTTGGCTGAAGAAATTTTAAAGTCACATAAAAATGTAAAAGTGATTGGGTTTTCAGGATTACTCGTTGATTTAGCGAAAGAGCAAAAAGCCAACGTGCTGATCCGCGGCATTCGCGCGGTGTCTGACTTTGACTATGAGTTCCAGCTGGCCAATATGAATCGTCGTTTACATCCTGATTTGGAAAGCGTATTTTTAACGCCATCTGAAAAGAATTCATTTATCTCGTCAACTTTAGTAAAAGAAGTTGCGCTTCATAAAGGCAATGTCAGTGAATTTGTTCACCCGCTGGTTGCCAAAGCTTTAGAGGAAAAACTACACGGATGAAAAAGTGCCTATTATCCCTAGCCGTATTGGTTGGTACTTATGCGCACGCTTCACCTTGGATAGAGGTATCGCAAAGTGAGCTTAAACACAGCATAGATTTACTGGTTGCAGAAGGCGTGATAAATCGCCCAGTTAACCAATATCCTCTGCTATGGAGCGGCATTGTTAATGACCTTGCTGCTATTGATGACGGAAATCTCTCTGAAACCGCAAGCTTTGCATTGGCACATTTACGCCATGCGCTAAAACAAGCAAAAAGAGAAAGATACAGCAGTGTAAAAGCACATTTTAACGGTGCCGAAGAGCGCTCAACAGGCTTTGGTGAACGTCAAAATGAACGTTCTGGCTTGCGTACTTATGGCGTTATTACAGGTGGTGCTGTTAGCGCTAAAGTTGCGATTAACTACGCAGATGAAGGCCAAGATGGAAAATATGTTAATCACCACGGCAGCCACCTCGCAGTGCTGTTTGGTAATTGGTCTCTCAGCGCTGAGCGGCTAAGCTACTGGTGGGGACCGAGCAACGAAAATGCGCTGATGCTTTCAAACAACGCAGCCCCCATGAAGGCGGTTCGTTTGAGTCGTGCCAATAACAACTACATTGGACCGAGCTTTCTCTCTTTCGTTGGTCCTTGGCAAGTGACGGCCATTATGGCAAAACAACGCCCGAATATAGCCAGTAAAAAGGATGGCGATTTTTGGGGGTTTAGAGCGGCCGCTTTTCCAATTCAAGGGCTAGAACTTGGCTTCAGTACAACATCTAGCGACTTTGTTTATCAACAACAAAACCTTGAAAGCGAAAAGCAAACGCAGCGCCTCACCAGCGTTGACTTCAAATACTCCACTCGGATAGCTAGTCAACCACTCGCTTTATACGGCGAGTTTGCAGGCAATAACGACAGTGGTGCATTACCAAGCAATCCAATGTACACCCTAGGTATTGAAAGTTATTGGGGTGGTAAAGACTATCGTCTTAAAAGCTTTATTGAATACTCAGATACAAGCATTGATTGTAAAGACGAGCTAAAGCTCGCGCTTTGCCCAAGAGATAATACCGTGGATTCAGCGAATTACAGTGAGCGCGACCTCTGGCTTGGAGCAAGCTCGGGATTGGACGCTAAAAACCTCACTTTCGCGTTAGATTACTTCAGCACAAATGGTATTGGTGCTTATGCCAAACTGAAACGAGTTGAATTTGACACACTAGATGTTGAACGAAACCAGCTGGAACTCGGTTACCAACAAGGTGTGTTTGGCGCGCTTGCTAAAATAGGCGTAAAAGCATGGCAAGATAAGTCCCAGGAAGAAGACGAAAGCCACGCAGCACTTACGTTGAGCGTGGAATATCAGTTTTAACGAGCGGCCATCGCCGCTCTTTTATTATGGCGTATAATCCAAGAAAGTCCTTAGGAATAAGCAAAACGACAATTAAAAGCCAATCGGTTATATACATTCCGATAGTGTATAACCAGTAAACCCAATCACGATACTCTTTATCCACTCGGTGATTAGTAATAATATCCTCATGTATAATTAAAGCAAAAAGAAGTGAGTTTACAGTTAAAAAACCTATCGTATAGAACTTCACTACTTTTGTCAGTCGATACTCTGGGAACTTAAATAGCTTTACTAACAAAAGTATTGTAGAAATATCTAAGAATAAAAATATAAAGTAAATTGAAAGATCATAGAACCCCGCTGTACCAGTTAACCAGCCTTTTGACTCACAAAAATAAAATGTAGGTATTGTGAGAAAA
Coding sequences within it:
- a CDS encoding VanZ family protein produces the protein MSPKLFPNIDKVAHFGVFFVLAFISHHAFKVKVWTHIVLLSLYGAGIEWMQHTLPYRQASTADFLADLAGAVSYFVLFYIWASWRNRKHG
- a CDS encoding ketopantoate reductase family protein, whose product is MANIHILGEGAIGLLLAQHLSQSHQITLITRNKRAATYLYQTASIQQTIPCSTKTLAELPASSIDTLIIPVKAYQVIEALRALRPALSKNGTLILSHNGMVDWSGELAALEKTQSAYFLSTSIAGYKVADSVHHTGQGATWFGPLNSPAEHHYLRVFSQLFSTFENAKTTFDIMPTLWKKLAVNIAINPLSALEQVANGQLRQPKYAAQILNLMNEVQLVAASAGVTLALGELVTLAYTVMAQTANNRSSMNQDLANNRRTEIDAMCGYICELAAKQNIDVPFNQQLLEEVNKRWQLARQ
- the thiI gene encoding tRNA uracil 4-sulfurtransferase ThiI, which produces MLKFIVKLHPEIAIKSKSVRKRFTKVLEKNIKMLLVRVDENVKVKNNWDNISVTSELSDEKTRLGLIDHLKRTPGIVQFIEVQETQFDTLDDIYQQTIALVEPLIKGKTFCVRVKRQGKHEFTSSDVERYVGGGLNQNVEGASVRLKKPDVTVKIEVKDNKAYIVRHQHFGLGGFPLPTQEDVLSLVSGGFDSGVATYQMMRKGARTHFLFFNLGGAAHEIGVKQVSHYLWKQFSSTHKVKFITIDFEPVVAEILENIESGQMGVVLKRMMMRAGAVVAERLGIPALVTGESIGQVSSQTLANLNVIDRVTEMLILRPLIQHDKEEIIRIARAIGTNEMAEAMPEYCGVISQKPTVKAQLHKILAEEEKFDFDVLNTVVANATVKDIRDIEAEAKEEVKEAESVSELPDNAVVLDIRSPEEEDANPLELDGAQVIHLPFFRLATKFGDLPQDKEYYLYCSKGVMSQLQALILHENGYANVKVYRP
- a CDS encoding TetR/AcrR family transcriptional regulator yields the protein MNTKEKIIRTSIALFNLHGERAITTNHIASSLGISPGNLYYHFKNKEDIIRQIFALYSEHLNTHFKPLEQHNEPLEQLTQYLDSLFDLMWRYHFFYDNLTDILARDDELKKNYIAFQSRLLEQVKAVVIGLRDTGVITIDDDDAKELAHMLKMTVSFWTPYVKARRMTGVLEQQDIYNGIVKVLMIFKPYATPMSAPKVAQLQQHYQALAEASLPSIA
- the coaD gene encoding pantetheine-phosphate adenylyltransferase; this encodes MKVIALYPGTFDPLTNGHEDLIKRAAKMFDTVILAIAHNPNKQPCFSLEQRVALAEEILKSHKNVKVIGFSGLLVDLAKEQKANVLIRGIRAVSDFDYEFQLANMNRRLHPDLESVFLTPSEKNSFISSTLVKEVALHKGNVSEFVHPLVAKALEEKLHG
- a CDS encoding capsule assembly Wzi family protein, with translation MKKCLLSLAVLVGTYAHASPWIEVSQSELKHSIDLLVAEGVINRPVNQYPLLWSGIVNDLAAIDDGNLSETASFALAHLRHALKQAKRERYSSVKAHFNGAEERSTGFGERQNERSGLRTYGVITGGAVSAKVAINYADEGQDGKYVNHHGSHLAVLFGNWSLSAERLSYWWGPSNENALMLSNNAAPMKAVRLSRANNNYIGPSFLSFVGPWQVTAIMAKQRPNIASKKDGDFWGFRAAAFPIQGLELGFSTTSSDFVYQQQNLESEKQTQRLTSVDFKYSTRIASQPLALYGEFAGNNDSGALPSNPMYTLGIESYWGGKDYRLKSFIEYSDTSIDCKDELKLALCPRDNTVDSANYSERDLWLGASSGLDAKNLTFALDYFSTNGIGAYAKLKRVEFDTLDVERNQLELGYQQGVFGALAKIGVKAWQDKSQEEDESHAALTLSVEYQF